Proteins encoded by one window of Arachis hypogaea cultivar Tifrunner chromosome 1, arahy.Tifrunner.gnm2.J5K5, whole genome shotgun sequence:
- the LOC140183673 gene encoding uncharacterized protein, which translates to MKDGKCSKFYPKRFVDQTSFDEDGYPIYRRRNTGVTVKINDVDIDNRFVVPYNPLLLMKYQADINLEFCNKSNVIKYLFKYVNKGLDRVTATVGETYDVRESSQVVDEIKQYYDCRYLSPSESMWRIFAYDIHHRWPAIQRLTFHLPNQQHVVFDDADISTHVYLRNKDLLTMFMGWMMANRRFSEGRSLTYVEYPGKFVYCSNSREWKPRQRGFSIGRLSFAHPSSGELFYMRMLLNVQRDCTSF; encoded by the coding sequence ATGAAAGATGGTAAGTGCTCAAAATTTTATCCAAAAAGATTCGTTGACCAAACGAGCTTTGATGAGGATGGCTATCCAATATATAGACGTCGTAATACGGGTGTCACAGTGAAAATCAACGATGTTGATATTGATAACAGATTTGTTGTGCCCTATAATCCACTGTTGTTAATGAAATATCAAGCTGACATAAATCTTGAGTTCTGTAACAAGTCAAATGTGATTAAGTATCTTTTTAAGTATGTCAATAAGGGTCTAGATCGGGTGACTGCAACTGTTGGAGAAACATATGATGTTCGTGAATCTTCTCAGGTGGTTGATGAGATCAAACAGTATTACGATTGTCGTTATTTGTCACCGTCTGAATCCATGTGGAGAATATTTGCTTATGATATTCATCATAGATGGCCGGCAATACAGAGGTTGACTTTTCACTTGCCGAACCAGCAACATGTTGTATTCGATGATGCTGATATCAGTACTCATGTTTATTTGCGGAACAAAGATTTGCTGACGATGTTTATGGGTTGGATGATGGCCAACAGGCGGTTCTCGGAGGGGCGGTCTTTAACATATGTTGAATATCCAGGAAAATTTGTCTATTGTTCGAATAGCAGGGAGTGGAAGCCAAGACAGAGGGGATTCTCAATTGGAAGATTGAGTTTCGCTCATCCCTCATCTGGTGAACTTTTCTACATGCGGATGCTTTTGAATGTGCAGAGAGATTGTACCAGTTTTTGA
- the LOC140183675 gene encoding uncharacterized protein, with product MGFLINDKEYVSTIKEVTELASAAQLRRLFVMLLLYGSMGRPLSVWEQTWAYLSDDILYRRRHELQYPDLTMSQDELQAFCLLEIEKLLQSNGKSLRNYAGMPVPNNSLVSQFSNLMLLRELQYDTVSLTREHDANVSKVLSARLRSEKKIVINVASSGIASLLLPGGKTAHSMFNIPVELTEDTVCRIKKDSPKVEVVWLADLIILDEALMTNKLAFEALDRTLRDIMVSVSDRNKDLPFGGKVVVLGGDFRQVLLVIPKGSRAEIVMASINSSVLWKYCRVL from the exons ATGGGATTCTTGATAAATGATAAGGAGTATGTTTCTACTATTAAGGAAGTCACCGAGTTAGCGTCAGCTGCACAGCTAAGGAGGCTTTTTGTGATGTTGTTGCTATATGGTTCCATGGGAAGACCTCTGTCAGTTTGGGAACAAACTTGGGCTTATTTGTCTGATGATATTCTTTATCGCAGAAGACATGAGCTACAATATCCCG ATCTAACGATGAGTCAGGACGAGTTGCAAGCATTTTGTTTGTTGGAGATTGAGAAACTATTGCAGAGTAATGGAAAATCATTGAGAAATTATGCTGGCATGCCGGTTCCTAATAACTCTTTAGTCTCTCAATTTAGCAATTTGATGCTGTTGCGTGAGTTGCAATATGATACTGTTTCTTTGACTCGTGAGCACGATGCAAATGTCTCCAA AGTTTTGTCAGCTAGATTGCGATCTGAGAAAAAGATTGTTATAAACGTTGCTTCTAGTGGTATTGCTTCTCTATTGTTACCTGGTGGTAAAACGGCGCATTCTATGTTCAATATTCCTGTTGAGCTGACTGAAGATACTGTTTGTCGGATTAAGAAGGACAGTCCAAAAGTCGAGGTAGTCTGGTTGGCCGATTTGATTATTTTGGATGAGGCACTGATGACTAACAAATTAGCATTTGAAGCGCTCGATAGGACGTTGCGGGATATAATGGTTTCGGTCTCTGATAGGAATAAAGATTTACCTTTTGGTGGGAAGGTGGTCGTTCTTGGTGGTGATTTCAGGCAGGTCTTGCTAGTTATTCCAAAAGGTTCTCGTGCTGAGATTGTGATGGCGTCCATAAATTCTTCTGTCCTCTGGAAATACTGTAGAGTTTTGTGA